The proteins below come from a single Deinococcus sp. Leaf326 genomic window:
- a CDS encoding fasciclin domain-containing protein — MKTKTLLTTALLMTGLAHAGGGSAVPSGNTIAAIVANDPNFSTLLTAVQAAGLTSTLNGAGPYTVFAPTNAAFAKIPAAQLNAVLNNREQLRALLLNHVVPGRVTAAQVQNLSSVTTAGGGTLNVMASGGQVMIGDATVTRANIAASNGIIHVIDTVLMP, encoded by the coding sequence ATGAAGACCAAGACCCTGCTGACCACCGCCCTGCTGATGACCGGCCTCGCCCACGCGGGCGGCGGAAGCGCCGTGCCCTCGGGCAACACCATCGCCGCGATCGTCGCGAACGACCCCAACTTCAGCACCCTGCTTACGGCGGTGCAGGCGGCTGGCCTGACCTCGACCCTGAACGGCGCAGGCCCCTACACGGTGTTCGCGCCGACCAATGCGGCCTTCGCCAAGATCCCGGCGGCCCAGCTCAACGCCGTCCTGAACAACCGCGAGCAGCTGCGCGCCCTGCTGCTCAACCACGTCGTGCCGGGCCGCGTGACGGCCGCACAGGTCCAGAACCTGAGCAGCGTGACCACGGCCGGCGGCGGCACCCTGAACGTGATGGCCAGCGGCGGACAGGTCATGATCGGCGACGCGACCGTGACCCGCGCGAACATCGCGGCGAGCAACGGCATCATTCACGTGATCGACACGGTGCTGATGCCCTGA
- a CDS encoding VanW family protein — protein sequence MKIKPGWLVLSALTLGLLSLGLRPAASPPAQAVAVAGIPSAALPAPVAQTPASTFTLTLNAAEPVLVGGRIERPAVMRRFELNLTPEERAALRKGDPLTPLRAELNRIYREVEARTPQDLSFAEEGGRWVGRARTGWTVDRAATETALRRAVEAGAGGSTLNVILRAPERSVRWAQAQGLTHLAGGESSFAGSPEFRVQNIRVGASRVDGTWVAAGRSFSFNRAVGRINAANGFVPGYVITGGSLSKEDGGGICQVSTTVFRAAYAAGLPITERHAHSYQVAYYGDPGMDAAVYAPSKDLRWRNDTGGPLLVQASWDVEAGRLRVDLFGRDDGRQVQVAAPKVGNSRLPPDPTFLADPALAAGETRRLDMPAPGARVAVVRQVQLKSGAVREDVTRSSYRPWGGVFVVAPGDKRLQ from the coding sequence ATGAAGATTAAACCCGGTTGGCTCGTCCTGAGCGCCCTGACCCTGGGGCTGCTGAGCCTGGGCCTACGGCCTGCGGCCTCTCCTCCGGCCCAGGCCGTGGCCGTGGCCGGAATACCGTCCGCCGCCCTGCCTGCACCTGTGGCCCAGACGCCTGCCTCCACATTTACCCTGACCCTGAACGCAGCCGAACCGGTCCTCGTGGGTGGCAGGATCGAGCGGCCAGCGGTGATGCGCCGTTTCGAGCTGAACCTGACTCCCGAGGAGCGCGCCGCTCTGCGGAAAGGCGACCCCCTGACGCCCCTGCGCGCCGAGCTGAACCGCATCTACCGCGAGGTCGAGGCCCGTACGCCGCAGGACCTGAGCTTCGCCGAGGAGGGAGGACGCTGGGTCGGCCGCGCGCGGACCGGCTGGACGGTGGACCGCGCGGCGACCGAGACGGCCCTGCGCCGGGCGGTGGAGGCCGGCGCAGGCGGCAGCACCCTGAATGTGATCCTGCGTGCCCCGGAACGCAGCGTGCGCTGGGCCCAGGCGCAGGGGCTGACGCATCTGGCCGGGGGCGAATCCTCCTTCGCGGGGAGTCCGGAGTTCCGGGTGCAGAACATCCGGGTGGGGGCCAGCCGGGTTGACGGCACCTGGGTCGCGGCGGGGCGCAGCTTCAGCTTCAACCGCGCGGTGGGGCGGATCAATGCGGCGAACGGCTTCGTGCCGGGCTACGTGATCACCGGGGGGAGCCTGAGCAAGGAGGACGGCGGCGGGATCTGTCAGGTGAGCACCACGGTGTTCCGGGCAGCCTACGCGGCGGGGCTGCCCATCACCGAGCGCCACGCCCACTCGTATCAGGTGGCCTACTACGGCGACCCCGGCATGGACGCCGCCGTCTACGCGCCGAGCAAGGACCTGCGCTGGCGCAACGACACGGGGGGGCCGCTCCTCGTGCAGGCGAGTTGGGACGTCGAAGCTGGGCGACTGCGGGTGGACCTCTTCGGCCGCGACGACGGCCGGCAGGTACAGGTGGCCGCGCCCAAGGTCGGAAACAGCCGCCTGCCACCCGACCCGACCTTCCTGGCCGACCCGGCGCTGGCGGCCGGCGAGACGCGGCGACTGGACATGCCTGCCCCCGGCGCGCGTGTCGCGGTGGTGCGGCAGGTACAGCTGAAGAGCGGCGCGGTGCGCGAGGATGTGACGCGCAGCAGCTACCGCCCCTGGGGCGGCGTGTTCGTGGTGGCGCCTGGGGACAAGCGGCTGCAGTGA
- a CDS encoding endonuclease/exonuclease/phosphatase family protein yields the protein MPHSAPLSHLRFWSLLFAAFSLAWGVLARQWSETWWWLALLDQVPALPLLLLPLLLAFLAARRRKGGWVIWNLGVALAFAVFQAGAVLPRAERLPDGAPLTLLTLNTGFASASPTTLAALVARERADLVTLQEGLDRAGKAQPYEAALRRAFPGWTVLRRDELLILTRLPLLGSRTITFPQTPHSVLLARVRAAGQEVTVVNVHLPSLGLRPDAADLAVGRVLSDRTMHRLVARRELPEVLARLPEAGGEPLLLAGDLGAPPRGELHRDLSVLGLRDAFPQAGHWFGLTHHARAPYARTDYVWLRGAQAEDVQALPDLLSDHRALVVRLRLPPAVEGAAQP from the coding sequence ATGCCGCACTCCGCCCCACTGTCCCACCTCCGGTTCTGGTCGCTGCTGTTCGCCGCCTTCTCGCTTGCCTGGGGCGTACTCGCGCGGCAGTGGTCCGAGACCTGGTGGTGGCTGGCCCTGCTTGATCAGGTGCCTGCCCTGCCGCTGCTGCTTTTACCGCTGCTGCTCGCCTTTCTCGCCGCGCGCCGCCGCAAGGGCGGCTGGGTGATCTGGAACCTGGGGGTGGCCCTGGCCTTCGCGGTGTTTCAGGCGGGCGCGGTGCTGCCGCGGGCCGAACGCCTGCCGGACGGGGCTCCCCTGACCCTGCTGACGCTGAACACGGGTTTCGCCTCGGCGTCGCCCACCACGCTGGCTGCCCTGGTGGCGCGCGAGCGGGCCGACCTCGTGACCCTGCAGGAGGGGCTGGACCGTGCCGGCAAGGCCCAGCCCTACGAGGCGGCGCTGCGCCGCGCCTTTCCGGGTTGGACGGTGCTGCGCCGCGACGAATTGCTGATCCTGACCCGGCTGCCGCTGTTGGGGTCGCGCACCATCACCTTCCCGCAGACGCCGCACTCGGTCCTGCTCGCGCGCGTCCGGGCCGCCGGGCAGGAGGTGACGGTGGTCAACGTCCACCTGCCCAGTCTCGGGCTGCGCCCGGACGCCGCCGACCTGGCGGTGGGCCGCGTCCTGTCCGATCGGACCATGCACCGCCTGGTTGCCCGGCGTGAACTGCCTGAGGTGCTGGCCCGGCTGCCGGAGGCCGGAGGAGAGCCGCTGCTGCTGGCCGGCGACCTGGGTGCCCCTCCGCGAGGGGAGCTGCACCGGGACCTGAGCGTCCTGGGCCTGCGGGACGCTTTCCCGCAGGCGGGCCATTGGTTCGGCCTGACGCATCATGCCCGTGCCCCTTACGCCCGCACCGATTACGTCTGGCTGCGCGGCGCCCAGGCCGAGGATGTGCAGGCCCTGCCCGACCTCCTGAGCGACCACCGCGCCCTGGTCGTGCGCCTGCGTCTGCCTCCGGCGGTAGAGGGCGCGGCGCAGCCCTAG
- the ftsA gene encoding cell division protein FtsA, whose amino-acid sequence MRDSTIIVGLDIGTTKITTVIGEVMPGGSVDIIGEGSVPSEGMKRGSVVNLDRATQAIRQSVQAAERVSGVKVHDVFVSVAGNHAKAITSHGLAAIRRHQEINQQDVDRAIENARAVPLDPNLEILHTLPQEYVVDGQEGIKSPVGMHGVRLEVDVHIVAGTAGPLLNLRRCVQEAGLAVEGFVLHALASGLATLTASEQQQATIVIDMGGGTTDIGVFKRGNLAHSASIPIGGEHVTADLAQILKIPMEEAENVKRRYGAALPELADQDLTLEITTSNGTTHAISAFELSRVIKPRINEIYGMIRDEIDQALGPVELVAQSVVLTGGAAQLRGAVELARDRFRLPVRLGQPRGIQGLSDIVSGPGHACGVGLVLYGIAQDGKVPMSVSTEAPAPAHAPELPTIGRAPTPAPATVVTAAPTPAPQPVTATPAPAPAEAKAPAPKKEKAGASFGDRIRTMLKDWF is encoded by the coding sequence ATGAGGGACAGTACCATCATCGTGGGCCTCGATATCGGCACCACCAAGATCACAACGGTCATCGGCGAGGTCATGCCGGGCGGCAGCGTCGACATCATCGGTGAGGGCAGCGTCCCCAGCGAAGGCATGAAGCGCGGCAGCGTGGTCAACCTCGACCGCGCGACCCAGGCCATCCGGCAGTCGGTCCAGGCGGCCGAACGCGTCAGCGGCGTCAAGGTCCACGACGTGTTCGTCAGCGTGGCGGGCAACCATGCCAAGGCCATCACCAGTCACGGCTTGGCGGCCATCCGGCGTCATCAGGAGATCAACCAGCAGGACGTGGACCGCGCCATCGAGAACGCGCGCGCGGTGCCGCTTGATCCCAACCTCGAAATCCTGCACACGCTGCCCCAGGAATACGTCGTGGACGGCCAGGAGGGCATCAAGAGCCCGGTTGGCATGCATGGCGTGCGCCTGGAGGTCGACGTGCACATCGTCGCCGGAACCGCCGGCCCCCTGCTCAACCTGCGCCGCTGCGTGCAGGAGGCGGGGCTGGCGGTCGAGGGCTTCGTGCTGCACGCCTTGGCCTCGGGTCTCGCCACGCTGACTGCCAGCGAGCAGCAGCAGGCGACCATCGTGATCGACATGGGGGGCGGCACCACCGACATCGGGGTGTTCAAGCGGGGCAACCTCGCCCACAGCGCCAGCATTCCCATCGGCGGCGAGCACGTCACGGCCGACCTCGCGCAGATCCTCAAGATCCCGATGGAGGAAGCCGAGAACGTCAAGCGGCGCTACGGCGCGGCCCTGCCCGAACTCGCCGATCAGGACCTGACATTGGAGATCACGACCTCCAACGGCACGACGCACGCCATCAGCGCCTTCGAGCTTTCACGCGTCATCAAGCCGCGCATCAACGAGATCTACGGCATGATCCGCGACGAGATCGACCAGGCCCTGGGTCCTGTGGAACTCGTGGCGCAGTCGGTCGTCCTGACCGGCGGAGCCGCCCAGCTACGCGGAGCCGTGGAACTGGCGCGTGACCGCTTCCGGCTGCCGGTACGCCTAGGCCAGCCCCGCGGCATCCAGGGGCTGAGCGACATCGTCAGTGGACCCGGCCATGCCTGCGGCGTCGGCCTGGTTCTCTACGGCATCGCGCAGGACGGCAAGGTTCCGATGAGCGTCTCCACCGAGGCGCCGGCTCCGGCCCACGCTCCCGAACTGCCGACCATTGGCCGCGCGCCCACCCCGGCGCCGGCTACGGTGGTGACGGCCGCTCCCACGCCGGCGCCGCAGCCGGTGACGGCCACGCCCGCACCGGCGCCGGCCGAGGCCAAGGCGCCAGCTCCCAAAAAGGAGAAGGCGGGCGCGAGCTTCGGGGACCGGATCCGCACGATGCTCAAGGACTGGTTCTAG
- the ftsZ gene encoding cell division protein FtsZ, which produces MQAARIRVIGLGGAGNNAVNRMIESGLEGVEFIAGNTDAQVLAKSHAEVRIQLGDRLTRGLGAGADPEVGEKAALEDRERIKEYLDGTDMLFITAGMGGGTGTGSAPVVAEIAREMGILTVAIVTRPFGFEGPKRIRVAEEGISKLTDRVDGMIVVNNQKLLTAVDKKVSFREAFLVADRVLYYGVKGISDVINVEGMINLDFADVRNLLANSGTVLMGIGAGRGDKMAEEAAMSAIHSPLLERGIEGARRILVNVTGGYDMSMTDANEIVEKIREATGFEDPDILFGITPDEAAGDEVRVTVIATGFSDSAFSGLPAQPGASRGSTIDTIVRPVRGGNAGSYDPKDYDIPAFLRNVGG; this is translated from the coding sequence ATGCAAGCGGCCAGAATTCGCGTGATCGGCTTGGGCGGGGCGGGCAACAACGCCGTGAACCGCATGATTGAATCGGGACTCGAAGGAGTCGAATTTATCGCGGGCAATACCGATGCCCAGGTGCTGGCCAAAAGCCACGCCGAGGTCCGTATTCAGCTCGGCGACCGCCTGACACGCGGCCTGGGCGCGGGCGCAGATCCCGAGGTCGGCGAGAAGGCCGCTTTGGAGGACCGCGAGCGGATCAAGGAATACCTCGACGGCACCGACATGCTGTTCATTACGGCCGGCATGGGCGGCGGCACCGGCACGGGCAGCGCCCCGGTCGTGGCCGAGATCGCCCGTGAAATGGGCATCCTCACGGTCGCCATCGTGACGCGGCCCTTCGGCTTCGAAGGCCCCAAGCGCATCCGTGTGGCCGAAGAGGGCATCAGCAAGCTCACCGACCGCGTGGACGGCATGATTGTGGTGAACAACCAGAAACTGCTGACCGCCGTGGACAAGAAGGTCTCCTTCCGCGAGGCCTTCCTCGTTGCCGACCGCGTGCTGTACTACGGCGTCAAGGGCATCAGCGACGTGATCAACGTCGAGGGCATGATCAACCTCGACTTTGCCGACGTGCGCAACCTGCTGGCCAACTCGGGCACGGTGCTCATGGGCATCGGTGCCGGGCGCGGCGACAAGATGGCCGAGGAAGCCGCCATGAGCGCCATCCATAGCCCACTGCTCGAACGCGGCATCGAAGGCGCGCGCCGCATCCTGGTGAACGTCACGGGTGGCTACGACATGAGCATGACCGACGCCAACGAGATCGTCGAGAAGATCCGCGAGGCGACCGGCTTCGAGGACCCCGACATCCTCTTCGGCATCACGCCCGACGAGGCGGCCGGCGACGAGGTGCGCGTCACCGTGATCGCCACAGGCTTCAGCGACAGCGCCTTCAGCGGCCTTCCCGCCCAGCCCGGCGCCTCACGCGGCAGCACCATCGACACCATCGTGCGTCCGGTGCGCGGCGGCAACGCCGGCAGCTACGACCCCAAGGACTACGACATCCCCGCGTTCCTGCGCAACGTCGGCGGCTGA